In one window of Onychomys torridus chromosome 7, mOncTor1.1, whole genome shotgun sequence DNA:
- the LOC118587153 gene encoding cytochrome c oxidase subunit 7A2, mitochondrial, which produces MLRNLLALRQIAQRTISTTSRRHFENKVPEKQKLFQEDNGVPVHLKGGVSDALLYRLTMGLTVGGTAYAIYMLVMAAFPKKQN; this is translated from the exons ATGTTGCGGAATCTGCTG GCCCTCCGTCAGATTGCCCAGAGGACCATCAGCACTACTTCACGAAGgcattttgaaaacaaagttCCAGAGAAACAAAAGCTGTTTCAG GAGGACAATGGGGTCCCAGTGCATCTGAAGGGCGgagtatctgatgccctcctctacAGACTCACGATGGGTCTGACAGTTGGTG GAACAGCGTATGCCATCTATATGTTAGTTATGGCTGCATTTCCCAAGAAGCAGAACTGA